One segment of Streptomyces showdoensis DNA contains the following:
- a CDS encoding YcnI family protein, which yields MRAFARLAVLSATAVAGLAIASPAFAHVSVQPEGTAAKGGYATVNVKVPNERADASTVKVEVTFPADHPLASVMPQAVPGWNIAVTRTKLAKPLTLHGKSITEAVSKVTWTATDKGIQPGYFQKFPLSLGQLPEDADELVLKALQTYSSKEVVRWIEPSEEGQEEPEHPAPVLRLSAATDDHHGTATATPAPKTPKAPAGEGHGAESAEGHDGDGHGTERWLGIGGMVLGAAGLVTALITSRRRGDA from the coding sequence ATGCGCGCCTTCGCACGCCTCGCCGTCCTGTCCGCGACCGCGGTCGCCGGCCTCGCCATCGCCTCGCCCGCTTTCGCCCACGTCTCCGTCCAGCCGGAGGGGACCGCCGCCAAGGGCGGCTACGCCACCGTGAACGTCAAGGTCCCCAACGAGCGGGCCGACGCCTCGACGGTCAAGGTCGAGGTGACGTTCCCCGCCGACCACCCCCTGGCCTCGGTGATGCCGCAGGCGGTGCCCGGCTGGAACATCGCGGTCACGAGGACGAAGCTGGCCAAGCCGCTGACCCTGCACGGCAAGAGCATCACCGAGGCCGTCAGCAAGGTCACCTGGACCGCCACCGACAAGGGCATCCAGCCGGGCTACTTCCAGAAGTTCCCGCTGTCGCTGGGGCAGCTGCCCGAGGACGCGGACGAGCTCGTCCTCAAGGCACTGCAGACGTACAGCAGCAAGGAGGTCGTCCGCTGGATCGAGCCGTCCGAGGAAGGCCAGGAGGAGCCGGAGCACCCGGCACCCGTACTGCGGCTGTCCGCCGCGACCGACGACCACCACGGCACGGCCACGGCGACGCCGGCCCCGAAGACCCCGAAGGCTCCGGCCGGCGAGGGTCACGGCGCCGAGAGCGCCGAGGGGCACGACGGCGACGGTCACGGCACCGAGCGCTGGCTGGGCATAGGCGGGATGGTCCTGGGCGCCGCGGGGCTCGTCACGGCCCTGATCACCAG
- a CDS encoding molybdopterin-containing oxidoreductase family protein: MSHSSKPVSRRNVVQGAVLTSAALMVNVPPASAAGGSTAHATPATVGEGGLLNFTEGSAALRPDRTVKSACQFCNSNCAISVGVRADRVISVQGAPGDPVQRGNLCVKAPMMAELTHNPLRLTRPLIRTGGGKGSRESTFREATWDEALDLIARRLLALRDSGRAASIANRTTGRLPRGTGSLVARLFALLGSPNNTDVGPTCNDAGGNALKATFGLGNFTNGYGTDGATGRDDLGSADYFLFLGTNQAETHPVTFDYLLRGRAATGAKLVVVDPRRTPTGALADEWIAPKPHTDLALVLGILHHILDKRLYDREFVDRWVLGFRELRAHMAASGYTPDWAATVTGVPAETIRRVARDYARAGKAAIFCNAGISHQLGAFDTYRVLTFLAAVTGNIGRLGTGCNFMHNTWPGDLHLPELAVRTPEVGAALPVGPDYFAEAILTGKPYPLEAIITQGNPLISSANTEKVKEAFRKLDFYVYTGLFMEEAAYYADVVLPVSSPLEYEGVYMRRDDRAIRWQEAAVPRCGESRTDYEIWIDLAHAFARQDRRNPSSYWADAFPLEWKDYATLWAEFVEHTPGMGGMTRKRMRKRSEPLRWPCPSADHPGVSALYQDHPSWYEAAESLGAAKGARFLTPSGKIEIFTEELDRRLATAGHGALPVFYTHPEVTGGHPTLTYEERFVASPVNPQAVTHPVRLGVKGDGSVHRDYPLMGMTGRPSVVHFASVTHWTPTGARLNGIRLLQIHPDTARRLGIEDRDDVIVESPRGRVSATALYWEGIRRDTVFLPNTFGPAQELAQDLGGDSYEAANTLVDDRYYDNLSGQQAYKCFACRVSKAPA, encoded by the coding sequence GTGTCGCACAGCAGCAAACCTGTCTCCAGACGGAACGTCGTCCAAGGCGCCGTGCTCACCAGCGCGGCCCTGATGGTCAACGTCCCGCCCGCGTCCGCGGCCGGCGGAAGTACCGCGCACGCGACTCCCGCCACCGTCGGCGAGGGCGGTCTGTTGAACTTCACCGAGGGCTCGGCGGCCCTGCGCCCCGACCGGACGGTCAAGAGCGCCTGTCAGTTCTGCAACTCGAACTGCGCGATCTCCGTCGGCGTTCGCGCGGATCGGGTCATCAGCGTCCAGGGAGCCCCCGGCGACCCGGTGCAGCGGGGCAACCTCTGCGTCAAGGCGCCGATGATGGCCGAACTCACCCACAATCCGCTGCGGTTGACCAGGCCCCTGATCCGCACGGGCGGAGGGAAGGGCTCCAGGGAATCCACCTTCCGCGAGGCCACCTGGGACGAGGCTCTCGACCTGATCGCCCGGCGCCTCCTCGCGCTGCGCGACAGCGGTCGGGCCGCCTCCATCGCCAACCGCACCACCGGCCGCCTCCCGCGCGGGACCGGCTCCCTGGTCGCCCGCCTCTTCGCGCTCCTCGGCAGTCCGAACAACACCGATGTCGGCCCCACCTGCAACGACGCGGGCGGCAACGCGCTCAAGGCGACCTTCGGGCTGGGCAACTTCACCAACGGGTACGGCACGGACGGTGCCACGGGACGGGACGACCTCGGCTCGGCGGACTACTTCCTCTTCCTCGGCACCAACCAGGCCGAGACCCACCCGGTCACCTTCGACTACCTGCTGCGCGGGCGCGCGGCCACCGGCGCCAAGCTGGTCGTCGTCGACCCCCGGCGGACCCCGACGGGTGCCCTCGCCGACGAGTGGATCGCCCCGAAGCCCCACACGGACCTGGCGCTCGTCCTGGGCATCCTCCACCACATCCTCGACAAGCGCCTGTACGACCGTGAGTTCGTCGACCGCTGGGTCCTGGGCTTCAGGGAACTCCGCGCGCACATGGCCGCGTCGGGATACACCCCGGACTGGGCCGCCACGGTCACCGGCGTTCCCGCCGAGACCATCCGCCGCGTCGCCCGCGACTACGCCCGTGCCGGGAAGGCGGCCATCTTCTGCAACGCCGGCATCTCGCACCAGCTCGGCGCCTTCGACACGTACCGCGTCCTGACCTTCCTGGCCGCGGTCACGGGCAACATCGGCCGGCTCGGCACGGGGTGCAACTTCATGCACAACACCTGGCCGGGCGACCTGCACCTGCCCGAACTCGCCGTCCGGACGCCCGAAGTGGGAGCCGCGCTGCCCGTGGGGCCCGACTACTTCGCCGAGGCGATCCTCACCGGGAAGCCGTACCCCCTCGAGGCGATCATCACCCAGGGCAACCCCCTGATCTCCTCGGCCAACACGGAGAAGGTCAAGGAGGCCTTCCGCAAGCTGGACTTCTACGTCTACACCGGACTGTTCATGGAGGAGGCGGCCTACTACGCCGACGTCGTGCTGCCCGTGAGCTCGCCGCTGGAGTACGAGGGCGTCTACATGCGGCGCGACGACCGCGCCATCCGCTGGCAGGAGGCGGCCGTCCCGCGCTGTGGCGAATCCAGGACCGACTACGAGATCTGGATCGACCTGGCCCACGCCTTCGCGCGCCAGGACCGACGCAACCCGTCCTCCTACTGGGCCGACGCCTTCCCGCTGGAGTGGAAGGACTACGCCACCCTCTGGGCGGAGTTCGTCGAGCACACCCCCGGCATGGGCGGCATGACGCGGAAGCGGATGCGGAAGCGATCCGAGCCGCTGCGCTGGCCCTGCCCCTCGGCCGATCACCCCGGAGTCAGCGCGCTCTATCAGGACCATCCCTCCTGGTACGAGGCCGCCGAGTCGCTCGGCGCGGCGAAGGGGGCGCGCTTCCTCACGCCCAGCGGGAAGATCGAGATCTTCACGGAGGAGCTGGACCGCCGGCTCGCCACGGCGGGACACGGTGCGCTGCCCGTCTTCTACACCCACCCCGAAGTGACCGGCGGGCACCCCACGCTGACGTACGAGGAGCGGTTCGTCGCCAGCCCGGTCAACCCGCAGGCCGTCACGCATCCGGTGCGGCTCGGGGTCAAGGGGGACGGTTCCGTCCACCGCGACTACCCGCTGATGGGCATGACCGGCCGGCCCAGCGTGGTGCACTTCGCCTCCGTCACGCACTGGACGCCCACCGGCGCGCGGCTCAACGGGATCCGGCTGCTCCAGATCCACCCGGACACCGCCCGGCGGCTCGGCATCGAGGACCGCGACGACGTGATCGTGGAGAGCCCGCGGGGACGGGTTTCGGCCACCGCGCTGTACTGGGAGGGCATCCGCCGGGACACCGTGTTCCTGCCCAACACCTTCGGTCCCGCGCAGGAGCTCGCCCAGGACCTGGGCGGTGATTCCTACGAGGCGGCGAACACCCTCGTCGACGACCGCTACTACGACAACCTCTCCGGGCAGCAGGCGTACAAGTGCTTCGCCTGCCGCGTATCCAAGGCTCCGGCCTGA